The Aureimonas mangrovi genome includes a region encoding these proteins:
- a CDS encoding acyl-CoA dehydrogenase family protein: MNFDLSDRQREYRDRVRDFIRTHVEPCDKRYDVEMKGFGTDRWQVVPVIEELKPKAREAGLWNLFLPPNPEHDTEEYRGAGLTNLEYALCAEEMGRFSWASEVFNCSAPDTGNMEVFHRYGTDEQKERWLRPLMAGEIRSAFLMTEPAVASSDATNIETSIRREGDEYVINGRKWWSSGTGDPRCRIAIVMGKTDPDAEKHRQQSQVLVPLDAPGVTIERMLPVFGYDDAPHGHGEIRLENVRVPVSNIVLGEGRGFEVAQGRLGPGRIHHCMRTLGAAEMALEKMCTRLLSRTAFGRPIAQQSVWQERIAQARTDIEMTRLLCLKAADMMDKVGNKEARLEIAMIKVAGPRVALKVIDDAIQAHGAGGVSEDFGLAKRYAGIRTMRIVDGPDEVHNRAIARLELAQYSNERGAA; this comes from the coding sequence ATGAACTTCGATCTGTCCGATCGCCAGCGCGAATATCGCGACCGCGTGCGCGACTTCATCCGCACGCATGTGGAGCCCTGCGACAAGCGCTACGACGTCGAGATGAAGGGCTTCGGCACCGATCGCTGGCAGGTGGTGCCGGTGATCGAGGAACTGAAGCCGAAGGCGCGGGAGGCGGGGCTGTGGAACCTCTTCCTGCCGCCCAACCCCGAGCACGACACGGAAGAGTATCGCGGCGCGGGCCTCACCAACCTCGAATACGCGCTGTGCGCCGAGGAGATGGGGCGCTTCTCATGGGCTTCGGAGGTTTTCAACTGCTCGGCGCCGGACACCGGCAACATGGAGGTCTTCCATCGCTACGGTACCGACGAGCAGAAGGAGCGATGGCTGCGCCCGCTGATGGCCGGGGAAATCCGCTCCGCCTTCCTGATGACCGAGCCCGCCGTCGCCTCCTCGGACGCGACCAACATCGAGACCTCGATCCGCCGCGAGGGCGACGAATACGTCATCAACGGCCGCAAATGGTGGTCGTCCGGCACCGGCGATCCGCGCTGCAGGATCGCCATCGTGATGGGCAAGACGGACCCCGATGCCGAGAAGCATCGCCAGCAGAGCCAGGTGCTCGTGCCTCTCGACGCGCCGGGCGTGACGATCGAGCGGATGCTGCCGGTCTTCGGATATGACGACGCGCCGCACGGCCACGGGGAAATTCGGCTGGAGAACGTGCGCGTGCCCGTCTCGAACATCGTTCTGGGCGAGGGGCGCGGCTTCGAGGTGGCGCAGGGGCGGCTCGGTCCCGGCCGCATCCATCATTGCATGAGGACGCTGGGCGCCGCCGAGATGGCGCTGGAGAAGATGTGCACGCGGCTCCTGTCGCGCACGGCCTTCGGCCGGCCGATCGCGCAGCAGTCCGTCTGGCAGGAGCGGATCGCGCAGGCGCGCACCGATATCGAGATGACGCGGCTCCTGTGTCTCAAGGCCGCCGACATGATGGACAAGGTGGGCAACAAGGAAGCCCGCCTCGAGATCGCGATGATCAAGGTGGCGGGCCCGCGCGTGGCGCTCAAGGTCATCGACGATGCCATTCAGGCGCACGGTGCGGGCGGCGTCTCGGAGGATTTCGGCCTCGCCAAGCGCTATGCCGGCATCCGCACCATGCGCATCGTCGATGGGCCGGACGAGGTGCACAACCGCGCCATCGCGCGGCTGGAGCTGGCACAATATTCCAACGAGCGGGGCGCGGCGTGA
- a CDS encoding branched-chain amino acid ABC transporter permease, whose protein sequence is MSARPVAEYAFYALLVAGALVFPFLATNEYQVYVMALAFIWAIAAMGLNLIVGYTGQLNLAHAGFMAIGAYTTGLLTVDYGVPFWLALLLSGPVAAFLGFFAGILSLRLKTHFFSIFTLCVGYIVYLVIEKWDVVTHGTVGVIGIPAPSPIGPISFDSTRALYFMVLAFLVATIFFKRRLVRSLVGRSFMAIRNSDELAEALGINLMRTKVVAFMLSTFIAGLAGGLYAGFVRFLGPDLAREYHTFDMIAFVLVGGIGTLMGPVLGAISITWLTQSLQFLENYRMIVFGPMLILLVMFMPHGIIGTFGRWQARRREKQMRASRGAGRVGAEARAHG, encoded by the coding sequence ATGAGTGCCCGGCCCGTCGCCGAATACGCCTTCTATGCGCTGCTGGTCGCCGGCGCCTTGGTCTTCCCGTTCCTGGCCACCAACGAGTACCAGGTCTACGTCATGGCACTCGCCTTCATCTGGGCGATCGCGGCGATGGGATTGAACCTCATCGTCGGCTACACGGGCCAGCTCAACCTCGCCCATGCCGGCTTCATGGCGATCGGCGCGTACACGACGGGGCTGCTGACGGTGGACTACGGCGTGCCCTTCTGGCTCGCCCTCCTGCTTTCCGGGCCGGTCGCCGCGTTCCTCGGCTTCTTCGCGGGCATCCTGTCGCTGCGGCTGAAGACGCACTTCTTCTCCATCTTCACGCTGTGCGTCGGCTACATCGTCTACCTCGTCATCGAGAAATGGGACGTCGTCACCCACGGCACGGTCGGCGTCATCGGCATCCCCGCGCCGAGCCCCATCGGGCCCATCAGCTTCGATTCCACGCGCGCTCTCTATTTCATGGTGCTCGCCTTCCTCGTGGCGACCATCTTCTTCAAGCGCCGCCTCGTGCGCTCGCTCGTCGGGCGGTCCTTCATGGCCATCCGCAATTCCGATGAGCTCGCCGAAGCACTCGGCATCAACCTGATGCGCACCAAGGTGGTCGCCTTCATGCTCTCCACCTTCATCGCGGGGCTGGCCGGCGGGCTCTATGCGGGCTTCGTGCGGTTCCTTGGGCCCGATCTCGCACGCGAGTACCACACGTTCGACATGATCGCCTTCGTCCTCGTCGGCGGCATCGGCACGCTGATGGGCCCGGTCCTCGGCGCCATCTCGATCACCTGGCTGACGCAGTCGCTGCAGTTCCTGGAGAACTACCGGATGATCGTCTTCGGGCCGATGCTGATCCTGCTGGTGATGTTCATGCCGCACGGCATCATCGGAACCTTCGGGCGCTGGCAGGCACGGCGCCGCGAGAAGCAGATGCGGGCGTCGCGCGGCGCCGGCCGGGTCGGCGCGGAGGCGCGGGCGCATGGCTGA
- a CDS encoding TetR/AcrR family transcriptional regulator yields the protein MTTTATATRQTRRFEEKRELILGAAASLFNRHGVRGTTLADVAARVGLVTNSISYYYRRKEDLAAACALRAVETIADVAERAAHAPDMAERVRLFTRLYFDVLADIAAGRRAELLSSNDLRALEEPHAATIFAAYTEMFRAIRRLLDGAGAPDLERDDRNARALLLVSVVHAAHNWIRRYEPEDFPRAAERTADILLNGLSPSGAAFAPLDLGLDARVRPASGDAADERFLRAASFMINEQGYRGASVDKISARLSVTKGSFYHHNEHKDDLVAACFERTFALIRAAQFAAIEAAPDGWTRAASAANALVAFQLSSRGPLLRIAALAAMPEATRPAMVQQLDRLLQRFVAIVSDGIADGSIRAVDARIAGQLLYMLTNSAAELHRWVPVDDPQEAARRFARPLFTGLSRA from the coding sequence ATGACGACCACCGCCACCGCGACCCGGCAGACGCGCCGCTTCGAGGAGAAGCGCGAACTTATCCTCGGCGCAGCAGCATCGCTCTTCAACCGGCACGGCGTTCGGGGAACGACGCTGGCGGACGTTGCCGCGCGCGTCGGCCTCGTCACCAACTCGATCAGCTACTACTACCGCCGCAAGGAGGATCTGGCGGCCGCCTGCGCGTTGCGTGCGGTGGAGACCATCGCCGACGTTGCCGAGCGGGCTGCCCATGCGCCCGACATGGCAGAGCGCGTGCGCCTGTTCACGCGGCTCTACTTCGACGTGCTGGCCGACATCGCGGCCGGGCGCCGCGCCGAACTCCTCTCCTCCAACGACCTGCGGGCGCTGGAGGAGCCGCATGCGGCAACGATCTTCGCGGCCTATACGGAGATGTTCCGTGCCATCCGCCGGCTTCTAGACGGTGCCGGTGCGCCGGATCTCGAGCGAGACGACCGCAACGCACGGGCGCTTCTTCTCGTCTCCGTCGTCCACGCCGCGCACAACTGGATCCGCCGCTACGAGCCGGAGGATTTTCCGCGCGCCGCCGAGCGCACGGCCGACATTCTCCTGAACGGCCTTTCGCCGTCGGGCGCTGCGTTCGCGCCGCTCGATCTCGGGCTCGACGCCCGCGTGCGCCCGGCCTCGGGCGATGCCGCGGACGAGCGCTTCCTGCGCGCGGCGAGCTTCATGATCAACGAACAGGGCTATCGCGGAGCCTCCGTCGACAAGATCTCGGCGCGGCTTTCGGTGACGAAAGGCTCGTTCTACCATCACAACGAGCACAAGGACGATCTCGTCGCCGCCTGCTTCGAGCGGACCTTCGCGCTGATCCGCGCTGCCCAGTTCGCCGCCATCGAGGCAGCGCCGGACGGCTGGACGCGCGCCGCGAGTGCGGCCAACGCGCTCGTCGCCTTCCAGCTCTCGTCGCGCGGGCCGCTCCTGCGCATCGCAGCGCTCGCGGCCATGCCCGAGGCGACGCGCCCGGCGATGGTGCAGCAGCTCGACCGGCTCCTGCAGCGTTTCGTCGCCATCGTTTCGGACGGCATCGCCGATGGCTCGATCCGCGCCGTCGACGCGCGCATCGCCGGACAGCTCCTCTACATGCTCACCAATTCGGCCGCCGAACTTCACCGCTGGGTGCCGGTCGACGATCCGCAGGAGGCGGCACGGCGCTTCGCGCGGCCGCTCTTCACCGGCCTGTCGCGCGCCTGA
- a CDS encoding ABC transporter substrate-binding protein — protein MSIVRTTGRLAAGIAFAAFAATGALAQETVNIGFTGPLSGGAALYGEYTLTGLRMAAEEINEAGGIEVGGETYNFEIVPLDDQYAPSNAAVNAKRLATQYNAPIVFTPHSGGAFALQAFNEQDGFIVGAYTSVPEITERGNSMTLRIPPAFDGYFDVFARTEMERFGPRLAMVGGDHDYAKVWAAMFKPVWEAAGGEVVAENPMSYNKDTDFYAGVSRALSESPDVLFVGGASEPTALVMRTARELGFAGGFIVMDQAKLDEIDRVVGDMSLLEGAIGVMPLSADTRAPQAAFVERFMQANNRAPGTETSYMYSAMNAVAEAMVLAGTVEDSQAIFDRLSEAYAALPAERNPADVHSVDENGGTDTLITTALVENGEIVPIEAPTQ, from the coding sequence ATGAGCATCGTCAGGACAACCGGGCGGCTTGCCGCCGGCATCGCGTTCGCGGCCTTCGCCGCCACGGGCGCGCTTGCGCAGGAAACGGTCAATATCGGCTTCACCGGCCCGCTCTCGGGCGGCGCGGCGCTCTACGGCGAATACACGCTGACGGGCCTTCGCATGGCGGCCGAGGAGATCAACGAGGCCGGCGGCATCGAAGTGGGCGGGGAGACCTACAATTTCGAGATCGTGCCGCTCGACGACCAGTACGCGCCGAGCAACGCGGCGGTGAACGCCAAGCGCCTCGCCACCCAGTACAATGCGCCCATCGTCTTCACGCCGCATTCGGGCGGGGCCTTCGCGCTGCAGGCCTTCAACGAACAGGACGGCTTCATCGTCGGCGCCTACACCAGCGTGCCGGAGATCACCGAGCGCGGCAACTCGATGACGCTGCGCATTCCGCCGGCCTTCGACGGCTATTTCGACGTCTTCGCCAGGACCGAAATGGAGCGCTTCGGCCCGCGGCTAGCGATGGTCGGCGGCGACCACGACTACGCCAAGGTCTGGGCGGCGATGTTCAAGCCGGTCTGGGAGGCGGCGGGCGGTGAGGTCGTTGCCGAGAACCCGATGTCCTACAACAAGGACACGGACTTCTACGCCGGCGTCAGCCGCGCGTTGTCCGAGAGCCCCGACGTTTTGTTCGTGGGTGGAGCCTCCGAGCCGACGGCGCTCGTCATGCGCACGGCGCGCGAACTCGGTTTCGCCGGCGGGTTTATCGTCATGGATCAGGCCAAGCTCGACGAGATCGACCGCGTCGTCGGAGACATGTCGCTTCTGGAGGGCGCGATCGGCGTGATGCCGCTCTCGGCCGACACGCGGGCCCCGCAGGCGGCTTTCGTCGAGCGCTTCATGCAGGCGAACAACCGCGCGCCCGGCACTGAAACCTCTTACATGTATTCGGCGATGAATGCCGTGGCCGAGGCGATGGTGCTGGCCGGCACGGTCGAGGATTCGCAGGCGATCTTCGACAGGTTGAGCGAGGCCTACGCCGCGCTGCCGGCCGAGCGCAACCCGGCCGACGTGCATTCCGTCGACGAGAACGGCGGCACCGACACGCTCATCACCACCGCGCTTGTCGAGAACGGCGAGATCGTGCCGATCGAGGCACCCACGCAATAG
- a CDS encoding branched-chain amino acid ABC transporter permease, producing the protein MNIFFQQVLNGLTLGSVYALVALGLTLVYGILHIPNFAHGAFYMVGAYVSFYAAGSYGLNFWAAMACAAAFVAVLSVLADRLVFHPLRHSPPLHDMIAAIGLLLFLEAVVQAIWGAEFHRMPAPYTTILRFADLTAPVSRLLIIGAAFVLMIALQVFLRRTTTGSTIVAMAQDREGASLVGIDPVKVSMLTFAISGALAAIAATLFAPINLIYPSMGHLVIMKAFVIIILGGMGSIPGAIVGGLLIGFAEAFGAFYISTAYKDIIAFLLLVAILSLRPQGLFPSEVR; encoded by the coding sequence ATGAACATCTTTTTCCAGCAGGTGCTGAACGGCCTGACGCTCGGCAGCGTCTACGCGCTCGTGGCCCTCGGCCTCACGCTCGTCTACGGCATCCTGCACATCCCGAACTTCGCCCACGGCGCCTTCTACATGGTCGGCGCCTATGTCTCGTTCTATGCGGCCGGGTCCTACGGGCTGAACTTCTGGGCGGCGATGGCCTGCGCGGCCGCCTTCGTGGCGGTCCTGTCGGTCCTGGCGGACCGGCTGGTCTTCCATCCCTTGCGCCATTCACCGCCGCTGCACGACATGATCGCGGCGATCGGCCTTCTCCTGTTCCTCGAGGCCGTGGTGCAGGCGATCTGGGGCGCCGAGTTCCACCGCATGCCCGCGCCCTACACGACCATCCTGCGTTTCGCCGACCTCACGGCGCCCGTCAGTCGCCTTCTCATCATCGGCGCGGCCTTCGTTCTGATGATCGCGCTGCAGGTCTTCCTGCGGCGCACGACCACGGGCTCGACCATCGTCGCCATGGCGCAGGACCGCGAGGGAGCATCGCTCGTCGGGATCGACCCGGTGAAGGTCTCGATGCTGACCTTCGCGATCTCCGGCGCGCTCGCCGCCATCGCCGCCACGCTCTTCGCGCCGATCAACCTCATCTACCCGTCGATGGGGCATCTGGTGATCATGAAGGCCTTCGTGATCATCATCCTCGGCGGCATGGGCTCGATCCCCGGCGCCATCGTCGGCGGGCTGCTGATCGGCTTCGCCGAAGCCTTCGGCGCCTTCTACATTTCCACCGCCTACAAGGACATCATCGCCTTCCTGCTGCTCGTGGCGATCCTGTCGCTGCGCCCGCAGGGGCTGTTCCCGAGCGAGGTGCGCTGA
- a CDS encoding phosphotransferase family protein gives MSGQPPVSTKVLFAGTKPVEERHRLDEAALDGWLAAHVEDYRGPLTVLQFRGGQSNPTYRLDTPSRAYVLRRKPFGQLLPSAHAVDREFRVISALHAAGFPVARPYGLCEDAGVIGAAFYVMEMVEGRIFWDAQLPELAPAERRAVFEAEIDTLAHLHAYDPEAIGLADYGRPGNYFERQIGRWSKQYRASETREIAEMDRLIEWLPNSVPPGEGPARVVHGDFRLDNIVFDAKAPSVRAVLDWELSTLGDPLADITYFLMAWWMPPDGRSGLAGLDFDALGIPQAETLFERYCQETGRTERPALEWYLAYNFFRFASILQGIAGRVRDGTASSPQAADMAARVEPLSKVAWGLAMKAGA, from the coding sequence GTGAGCGGTCAGCCGCCGGTCTCGACCAAAGTGCTCTTCGCCGGCACCAAGCCCGTGGAGGAACGGCACAGGCTGGACGAGGCGGCGCTCGATGGGTGGCTCGCCGCGCATGTCGAAGACTATCGGGGCCCGCTGACGGTTCTGCAGTTCCGGGGCGGCCAGTCCAACCCGACCTATCGTCTCGACACGCCGTCCCGCGCCTATGTGCTGCGGCGCAAGCCTTTCGGCCAACTTCTGCCTTCGGCCCATGCGGTGGACCGCGAGTTCCGTGTGATCTCCGCGCTTCATGCCGCCGGCTTTCCCGTCGCCCGCCCCTACGGTCTTTGCGAGGACGCCGGCGTGATCGGCGCGGCCTTCTACGTGATGGAGATGGTGGAGGGGCGCATCTTCTGGGACGCGCAGCTTCCCGAGCTCGCTCCCGCCGAGCGAAGAGCGGTCTTCGAGGCGGAGATCGACACGCTGGCGCATCTGCACGCCTACGACCCGGAGGCGATCGGGCTCGCCGATTACGGCCGGCCGGGCAATTATTTCGAGCGCCAGATCGGGCGATGGTCGAAGCAGTATCGTGCCTCTGAGACGCGTGAGATCGCCGAGATGGATCGGCTGATTGAGTGGCTGCCGAACAGCGTGCCGCCCGGCGAGGGACCCGCACGGGTGGTCCACGGCGATTTCCGGCTCGACAATATCGTCTTCGATGCGAAGGCGCCGTCCGTGCGGGCCGTCCTCGACTGGGAGCTGTCCACACTCGGCGATCCGCTCGCCGACATCACCTATTTCCTGATGGCGTGGTGGATGCCGCCGGACGGGCGCAGCGGCCTTGCCGGCCTCGATTTCGACGCGCTCGGCATCCCGCAGGCCGAGACGCTTTTCGAGCGATACTGCCAGGAGACAGGGCGCACCGAACGGCCGGCGCTCGAATGGTATCTCGCCTATAATTTCTTCCGCTTTGCGTCGATCCTGCAGGGGATCGCGGGCCGCGTGCGAGATGGCACGGCATCCAGCCCGCAGGCCGCCGACATGGCCGCGCGCGTCGAGCCGCTGTCGAAGGTGGCCTGGGGGCTGGCGATGAAGGCGGGGGCCTGA
- a CDS encoding ABC transporter ATP-binding protein yields MAEAILEAEGLTKRFGGLHAVKEVSARVETGRITAIIGPNGAGKTTFFNLISGTHQATSGELRLEGARINGKRPDEMARLGVARTFQTTSLFDGATVMDNLIVGHRLRTSSGLFDAIFQTKRLREDEARCRAKAEEVLEFVGLSHLAGRLAADVTQEERKRIAFALALATEPKILLLDEPAGGVNPEETAGLAALIRKMADSGLTVCLIEHKMDMVMGLADHIIVLDHGEKIAEGPPAAIRADAKVIEAYLGAGHDAAA; encoded by the coding sequence ATGGCTGAGGCGATCCTCGAGGCCGAGGGCCTGACCAAGCGCTTCGGCGGCCTGCACGCGGTGAAGGAGGTGAGCGCGCGCGTCGAGACGGGCCGCATCACCGCGATCATCGGGCCCAATGGTGCGGGCAAGACCACCTTCTTCAACCTGATCAGCGGCACCCACCAGGCGACATCGGGCGAACTGCGCCTCGAGGGCGCGCGCATCAACGGCAAGCGACCGGACGAGATGGCGCGGCTCGGCGTCGCGCGCACCTTCCAGACGACGAGCCTCTTCGACGGCGCGACCGTGATGGACAATCTCATTGTCGGCCATCGCCTGCGCACGAGTTCGGGGCTCTTCGACGCGATCTTCCAGACCAAACGCCTGCGCGAGGACGAGGCGCGTTGCCGGGCCAAGGCCGAGGAGGTGCTCGAGTTCGTGGGCCTGTCGCATCTGGCCGGGCGGCTCGCGGCGGACGTCACGCAGGAGGAGCGCAAGCGCATCGCCTTCGCGCTGGCGCTGGCGACGGAGCCGAAGATCCTCCTTCTCGACGAGCCGGCGGGCGGCGTGAACCCGGAGGAGACGGCGGGCCTTGCCGCGCTCATCCGCAAGATGGCGGACAGCGGCCTCACCGTCTGCCTGATCGAGCACAAGATGGACATGGTGATGGGCCTCGCCGACCACATCATCGTCCTCGACCACGGCGAGAAGATCGCCGAGGGTCCGCCGGCCGCCATTCGCGCCGACGCCAAGGTGATCGAGGCTTATCTCGGAGCGGGTCACGATGCTGCGGCTTGA
- a CDS encoding ABC transporter ATP-binding protein, with product MLRLEGVTLNYGGFRALDRIDIHVGAGELVVMLGANGAGKSSMFLAISGLRKTSGGAIRLDGRDISGASAASIVAQGLVQCPEGRKLFAHMTVARNLMLGAYVHRSDRETNKRRLDEVYAMFPILHEKRDDNAGSLSGGQQQMVAIGRALMGRPKVLLLDEPSLGLAPLVVRQVLDTVKAINAEGTTVLLAEQNAYAALQIADRGYVIESGRIVTEGSREELLNNDTVRRAYIGG from the coding sequence ATGCTGCGGCTTGAGGGTGTCACGCTCAACTATGGCGGTTTCCGCGCGCTGGATCGGATCGACATCCATGTCGGCGCGGGCGAACTGGTGGTGATGCTTGGCGCGAACGGCGCCGGCAAGAGCTCCATGTTTCTCGCCATCTCCGGCCTGCGCAAGACCTCGGGCGGAGCCATCCGCCTCGACGGGCGCGACATCTCCGGTGCGTCCGCCGCCAGCATCGTCGCGCAGGGCCTCGTCCAGTGCCCCGAGGGGCGCAAGCTCTTCGCCCACATGACCGTCGCGCGGAACCTGATGCTCGGCGCCTACGTCCATCGCAGCGACAGGGAGACCAACAAGCGCAGGCTCGACGAGGTCTACGCCATGTTCCCCATCCTTCACGAGAAGCGCGACGACAATGCCGGCTCGCTCTCGGGCGGCCAGCAGCAGATGGTGGCGATCGGACGCGCGCTCATGGGGCGGCCGAAGGTGCTCCTTCTCGACGAGCCCTCGCTCGGCCTCGCCCCGCTCGTCGTGCGCCAGGTGCTGGACACGGTGAAGGCCATCAACGCCGAGGGCACCACCGTGCTCCTCGCCGAACAGAACGCCTATGCCGCGCTCCAGATCGCCGACCGGGGCTACGTCATCGAGAGCGGCCGCATCGTCACCGAAGGAAGCCGGGAAGAGCTTCTGAACAACGACACCGTCCGCCGGGCCTATATCGGCGGCTGA
- a CDS encoding 3-hydroxyacyl-CoA dehydrogenase NAD-binding domain-containing protein — protein sequence MPDIVRLEREGDIGLIVVDNPPVNALGQAVRQGLLARLAEAQADEGLRAVAVIGAGRTFMAGADIREFGKPPMPPGLGEVVDAFEASTKSTIAAIHGTALGGGLEVALGCHHRVALAGAKVGLPEVTLGLLPGAGGTQRLPRLVGLDAAIEIMTGGKPISAREAESLGILDAVDEGTDVRAAALAFARKVVDEGRPVRRTGALDDKLAAAREDRAVLEAARARVAKRSKGLVSPLLIVDAVEAALDMPLDQGLARERELFMQAMDSSQRKGLIHAFFAQRQAAKLAGEAADAKPRKVGEAAVIGAGTMGGGIAMNFANAGIPVWLLETDGAALEHGLATVRRNYESTVRKGRMTQAELDERMALIRPTLSYDDIAQADLVIEAVFEAMAVKKEVFAKLDAVMKPGAVLATNTSTLDIDEIAAATKRPQDVVGMHFFSPANVMKLLENVRGERTAGDVQATAMDVGRRIGKVTAMVGVCYGFVGNRMLHQRGAQATQLVEEGALPAEVDAALTDFGFPMGQFAMSDLAGIDVGWRIREERRKAGDPDAQAPSWLDRIAEMGRFGQKTGGGVYAYEAGDRTPRPAPEIDALIEGWRREKGINPRRIEAQEIVERCLYAMVNEGARILEEGIAARPGDIDVIWVHGYGFPAWRGGPMFWADEVGLPAIVAALDDYSKQPGGEALAPAPLLRRLAGEGKGFADLERA from the coding sequence ATGCCCGATATCGTCAGGCTGGAACGCGAGGGCGACATCGGCCTCATCGTGGTCGACAACCCGCCGGTCAACGCGCTGGGGCAGGCCGTGCGGCAGGGGCTGCTCGCGCGGTTGGCCGAGGCGCAGGCGGACGAGGGCCTTCGCGCCGTCGCGGTGATCGGGGCGGGGCGAACCTTCATGGCGGGCGCCGACATCCGCGAGTTCGGCAAGCCGCCGATGCCGCCCGGGCTCGGCGAGGTCGTCGACGCCTTCGAGGCCTCCACCAAGTCGACGATCGCGGCGATCCACGGCACTGCGCTCGGCGGCGGGCTGGAGGTCGCACTCGGCTGCCACCACCGCGTGGCGCTTGCCGGCGCGAAGGTCGGGCTCCCCGAGGTGACGCTCGGCCTCCTGCCGGGCGCGGGCGGCACGCAGCGCCTGCCGCGCCTCGTCGGCTTGGACGCCGCCATCGAGATCATGACCGGCGGCAAGCCGATCTCCGCGCGCGAGGCCGAAAGCCTCGGCATTCTTGACGCGGTGGACGAGGGTACGGATGTGCGCGCCGCAGCGCTCGCCTTCGCACGCAAGGTTGTGGACGAGGGGCGCCCCGTGCGGCGCACCGGTGCACTGGACGATAAACTGGCAGCCGCGCGGGAGGATCGTGCGGTGCTGGAGGCGGCGCGGGCGCGTGTCGCCAAACGTTCCAAGGGCCTCGTCTCGCCGCTCCTCATCGTCGATGCGGTGGAGGCCGCGCTCGACATGCCGCTGGATCAGGGGCTGGCGCGCGAGCGCGAGCTGTTCATGCAGGCGATGGACTCATCGCAGCGGAAAGGCCTGATCCACGCCTTCTTCGCCCAGCGCCAGGCCGCCAAGCTCGCCGGCGAGGCTGCTGACGCCAAGCCGCGAAAGGTGGGCGAGGCCGCCGTGATCGGCGCCGGCACGATGGGCGGCGGCATCGCCATGAACTTCGCCAATGCCGGCATTCCGGTCTGGCTGCTCGAAACGGACGGCGCCGCACTCGAGCATGGACTCGCGACGGTCCGGCGCAACTACGAGAGCACCGTGCGCAAGGGGCGCATGACGCAGGCTGAGCTGGACGAGCGCATGGCGCTGATCCGCCCGACCCTCTCCTATGACGACATCGCGCAGGCGGACCTCGTGATCGAGGCTGTGTTCGAGGCGATGGCCGTGAAGAAGGAGGTGTTCGCAAAGCTCGACGCGGTGATGAAGCCCGGCGCGGTGCTCGCCACCAACACCTCCACCCTCGACATCGACGAGATCGCCGCCGCGACGAAGCGGCCGCAGGATGTCGTCGGCATGCACTTCTTCTCGCCCGCCAACGTCATGAAGCTTCTGGAGAACGTGCGCGGCGAACGCACGGCCGGCGACGTGCAGGCGACCGCTATGGACGTCGGCCGGCGCATCGGCAAGGTCACGGCGATGGTGGGCGTGTGCTACGGCTTCGTCGGCAACCGCATGCTGCACCAGCGCGGCGCGCAGGCGACGCAGCTTGTGGAGGAGGGCGCATTGCCCGCCGAGGTCGACGCCGCGCTCACCGATTTCGGCTTCCCGATGGGGCAGTTCGCCATGTCGGATCTGGCTGGCATCGATGTCGGCTGGCGCATCCGAGAGGAGCGCCGCAAGGCGGGCGACCCGGACGCGCAGGCGCCCTCCTGGCTCGATCGCATCGCCGAGATGGGGCGCTTCGGCCAGAAGACGGGCGGCGGCGTCTACGCCTATGAGGCTGGCGACCGCACGCCGCGCCCGGCGCCCGAGATCGACGCGCTGATCGAGGGCTGGCGACGGGAGAAGGGCATCAACCCGCGCCGCATCGAGGCCCAGGAGATCGTCGAGCGCTGCCTCTACGCGATGGTCAACGAGGGCGCGCGTATCCTGGAGGAGGGCATCGCGGCCCGCCCCGGCGATATCGACGTCATCTGGGTCCACGGCTACGGCTTTCCGGCCTGGCGTGGCGGGCCGATGTTCTGGGCCGACGAGGTTGGCCTCCCGGCGATCGTCGCCGCGCTCGATGACTACTCGAAGCAGCCGGGCGGGGAGGCGCTCGCGCCCGCGCCGCTCCTGCGCCGTCTGGCGGGTGAGGGCAAAGGCTTCGCCGATCTGGAAAGGGCTTGA